In Camelina sativa cultivar DH55 chromosome 17, Cs, whole genome shotgun sequence, the genomic stretch TATATTTGTTGTTCTTTGTCACACTACAATCATTACAAATTAACGAAGCTAAAGTTACATACAAGGTGCCgttcattttcaacaaaaagaatcaGTCTCAAAATTCAGAGAGAAAATGAACAATCTTGGCGTAATTATGGCTATGTTATTGGCCGTTCTTGTCCTCACTGCGACCGAAATCTAGTTTCTTTACCGTTAACGCAATATTTTGCTGGTCGACCCCTTTAAACAATTTGTAcagtgttttaaaaatttaattgcattgtttttcattcttcttttcgCAGTTTCAGAGTCATCGGAGATAGCCAAGGGGGATGATGTCACAATCTCATTTAGATGCAAAACAAATACACAATGTTTAACGAACATCGCGTGTGAGGCTTGTGTTGATTGTCGATGTGATAAAGGATTATGTAGATGCCATAGTTTTGGTGGAGAAACTACCAGTCCAACCGCTTAATTAAGTCATCTTTCTCCTAAATTAATGTTCTCTTTTTCAATAATGTAAACGAATAACAAAAAGTTCAATAGATACAACAATGAGGACTATGCATGTATCAATATCAATCAGTTGTTACCAAGGGAATAAAACGTACGTGTGTTAAGATgatcagttctttttttttttttttgaacaatttgATAAAACGTACTGCAATACGAAAATCATATGCGTATATCAGATATTACCGGCTTAATTATTATcaatttattaacaaaaaaagatctgCGGGGTCAAACAATTGAATTAAAGGGTCAAATATCCGGAGTTTGTTTAGATTTTCTCTATAACCgacattagttatatatatcttcctcttttttgtgAAACAGTTAATAACATGTACAATCATATACTCGAACTCGTGACATAACTTGCTCATTTACCAACTGAGCTAAagactattatatatttttgttttctgccATTACTTTTTctctataaaacaaaaatatattactaaaGAAAATTATTCGAAATTATTAAACATGATGTGGCTCaagttaaaacaaatttatattggcTCACTCAACAAATGGTGAGACGGTTTACGAATGGACTAAATGTAATTTGGCATACATGCAATTTcaattttcaacattttctaAGCCCATTTGGCCATTAAAGACATTCCTCCGGCACCTAGAAAAACAGCAACATAAGCCATTGTCTGAAGCTTCATATTTCCTTGCAACTTTGGTCCCAAAAAATCAGCACCCAATAGATCAACAAGTGCCATGTAGTTCAATAAACCGGCCGAACATGCGTTTAAGACACCAACTACAATCAATGCCGTTGGACTCGTGGGGCTGTACACAGTTTGTAACAACATTCCAAGGACGATCCCTAGTGGTGTCGTGACCGAGAAAAAAAACACCATTGTCCAGCTTGTTTTCTTCCCATATTGCGccttagaaaaaaagaaaaaaaactataataaagaGTTGGTACAATGAGAAGTATACTACAATCAGTTGAttataaactaatttatttttgttcacaaatttattttagtaaaatgCAATATATATACTCGGCTAAGCGATTGTTAAGTACAATTTTGCTACCTGAAGAATGCAACCGCCAAGCCCCATGCCTTCAAATAACTGATGAAAACAAAGAGCCGCGATGAGAGAACGTATGGTACATTTGTTATCAGAAGCTCCCATTGCAAGGCCGATTACAACGGAGTGCACTACAATTCCTAGCTCCAAAACCTGCacagatttatttatttcaaaattagggttctatGAAATATTGTAATGTAACAAATTTCAACAAAGGAAATCAACCATACTGTGTGCCTACCTGAGCAATGACTTGATGCCTAATAAGCTGAGATTTTGCGTCGTCTTTCCGGTCGGCAACTATAATCCCGTTTTTACTCTCCAATTCCTTTGATCCACTCTCTAGGGTTTCAACGACATTTGCTTGCGATTTAAGCATTCTCTTCTTATGCCAACTCATAGCATAAGAATCCACCATCAACGTTATCAAAGCCGATAGCATAGCGATAAAGGTAGTGAACGGAAACTTCTTCCACGGGTTTCTTGGTAAGCAAGGGGAATTGAGATCGTAAAAAGAGTCGGGTAATACATGCATATAACCCGTCGCTAAGATCACTCCAGAGGCCAATGCCTTGACGACCACAAAAAGATCTCGGTCTGGTCCTAACGCCGGAACCCTTTGGGTGAACAAGGGTAAAGAAACACCAATTATACTCGCCACTAAGATAGAGAAAATAGCTATGATTTTGAGTTTCGTCgattctttgttgttgttgcaaaaCGATGCGTGTGGTCCGGATTTGCATTGTGGAACGCTTGCGAGCTCGGTATTTTCAGTTAGAGAGGTTAATGTGTAGGAGAGAAATAGTATTGCAATGATCATTAGCTTGTAAATTTGATGAGTAGAAgccattttgtttctttttatggtTTTGAGTTGAGTGTAAAGTTTGTGAGGTTATAgggtttgtttatatagagCGCGGATCTTGCAACAGAAGATCTCCTGTGAGTGGCGTAGACTTGGATATTGTAAACAGGTGTCTGGCTTGTGTTGTCTCCGCCGCACACACACTTCTTCAACAGAGCTTGGTCAAACAAAAATTACCAGTTGTGCTGTGGCGCTGATGTGGCCTTGATGACGTGACGTGAGGCATAATAAATTTCTGCGGAATgaattatattttagattttaaggATGAGAATTAATCAATTGTTATTggataataaatatatatgttcatagTAATgctttagaaagaaaataaaatattttcatacaGAAATGTGTTTCTCTTTTCCAAAGAGTCTAACGAAcgaatcagaaaaagaaaaaaaaatgttgtgacAACAAATATTAAACCTCAGCAACTGCATTCTTCACACAATCAACATTACACAACCGAACTGATCTCACAATTTCACCCAACCTACAACCAAAAACTTTATGTAGTAAGATCTCCTGTATAACATGATCATACAAATCGACTTCAGATAACAAAAACTAAAGTTAATAACTGAATCATTCGATCATCAACGGTTTAAGTACTAACCTGTCGAAGCTATTCCTAGCCCGATCGGAGCTATCCACACTGTTTCTCTTCCCATACCGATGATCGTTACTAATGTACTTTCTTGATCTGTCTCTAGCAGTAACACATTCTGTGCTATGCCTAGATCCAATCCAACTACTACTCTTTGTTGATTTCTCTTTCTTGTGGTCATCAGCCAGTGATTGGCGCCGAAAGTTTGAAATTGGAAGCTTCTCAATGGCTGAAATGAACTTTCTCAAGTGAGGTAAGTAGTGAGGGGACATCTCAAGATCACAGTGGCCTCCTCCTTTAAGCCATAAGGGTTCGTATTTTTCTTTGCATAGTTCCCATAACTGTTTTCCATGTGAAATATTCACCACATCGTCATTCGTTCCCTGCAAGGAGAGTATTATACCAAGTTGTTATTATAATCtcgtatatataaaataagaatgATTACTGTATATCAATATACTGTGATGTGAAAATAGACTTACATGAATCACAAGAACAGGACACTCCACGAGATGAATTTTGTCAATATTCTgcagtaaaaaaaacttttatcagTGTACCAAACCAATGAGATTATCCTTATTTTGGGGGTAGATATATGTTAAAAtcatatatcttatatttttacaCACCATGGAATGTCATCATTGATCCCATAAAGGTTTACCATACCAAATCCAATATTAACACTAATAGATGTTTATAGATGTACACATCATTGATCCCATGAAGTTATTGTTAATAGATGTACTTGGCTATGATGTTtaagttttagaaaattaaagaaacgtATAATATTCAATGTCAATATTTTGATATTCTAATAGGATAATGTACTTAActctaattaagaaaaaaagatatttagaagaaaattaagaaactctATACTGTcaagtaattaataaaatatcacataatACGATCCTAGACTGTACTAGCTTCTTAACTAGATAGAAATCAAATCTCTAGCTAGAGACTCAATATTAGGTCACGAATCGATGCTGAGATCTCTcctttaaagaaaatataaaagaaggATCAAACCTTGTAAATGTCGAACGAGAAGGAATGCTTGAAAGGGTACATGACGCGTAAACCGGACAAAAAAGGACTATGAAGAACAAGTGCTCGGAGACATGGAAGACGAGAAGCAAGCTCAAGGGACGGTCCACTTCCGACGGATTGTCCGTACAAAATGATACATTCATCTTTTGTACCATAAGTGTTTCTTAGCCAATTATAAGCTGCTTCTATGTCTGCGTACGTCTCTTGTTCGCTTGGCTTTCAATTTTTACGATCCAAATTAAATCACACGCGCTAATCCCAAGCGTTATTTAAAATAATCGGAATACATGACTTACCTTACCAGAAGATTGCCCATATCCTGAGTAATCGTATCTGCAATTATCATCACAGAACCCCATATGTATTATTAGAACCCAAATTActgtatattatttaaaattcggTGGTCTCAGTGTTGAAATAGACCAtcctatttttttaagaaaatatataattaatatacattttattaataaattatacaaaattaattaagaacaaACGAAAAAACAGCTAGCTAAGAAATTTGacgaaataatttttttttttggggttaaaagtacttattttattaaatataatttggaATCCTATGCTATCCTAACTAACCTAATATTGagaaatcataaatataaattttctgaTGACTAATGTAccatcacttttatttttggattgaaTAAAATCTTGTCTCTTATCAAAAAATAGTATGGAACAAAAACATAGAACCAAAACAAGTGAACTTAATTAATGGATTAATACATTATTATGTCATGGAGATATAAAAACTAACCCCATGATATTGACATTGAGTTGAATTAGCTCGGCGAAGATGTAGAAAACGTGACCAAGATCGGCGGCGTTGCCGTGAGAAAACAAAACGGTGAGTTTAGCGGTTGGATTCTTCACATACATCGCCACGATCTCATTCCCTCTTCTTGTCCGTATCTTCGCAACTTCGATATCCTCATCTCTGAGGTGATGATACTGCATGTTCGTCGATATCCTCATCTTCCCCGTAGACTCCTCTGTCACCACCGTGTACGACGGAGGAGTTGGTGGGAAGAAAGCAAACCTCGCAGCCATCGTCGACGTCGCAGCTCCCATTTCACTcgagaatctttttttttatataattaattattggtaagaagaaaagaatggCCTATGCGATAATGATAGATGATATGCTATAATCTAGTGATATTACTTAGagctaatatttatttattcataatatggttataaaataaattctaaattttccCCTTTAAATGCTCtgtctttttatataaagtttccATCTAAATATAACTAAGATTAAGGCTTAACATACTATATTAATTTCCTTAAACTATGCAAAATATTTCTCGTCATTCTATTATAACTTTCTCTTATTGATTTGGAAGTGATAAGTATATAACAAAATGAATTTGACCTTCACAATCATGTTTCAGAATCGTAAAAGCCAAACATTGTGTCAAGTGTCAACTGTCATAAGATGTCGTTAAAAAAAGCATAAATAAGGATGTTACTTATTATCAGTATAAAAAGACATAGATGAGGATACACACGCCCACATACCGATCGATCAGTGGTCTTCTAGATGCTACTtttattactccctccgtttcaaaatataagatgttttagaaaagttttttgtttcataatataagatgttttcaagtttctatgcaacttttagattagtttaatattttatattatgcagtattatttctgattggttgaacttgttaaaagtaaaagcttattaatctgcgtgctttagttaaaacattctatattttgaaacggagagagtataaaAATGAGCAAATTATTAATCAATGAaagaatataaaacttaatctaatAAAGGGAAACAATGATGTGTAGTGGAGAACAGATAGCTCTAAATCAATTAGTAATCTATTCGTTTGGAGGGAAAGAAAGCTAAATCTAATCATTACTTAAGGAAAATTCAAATCAATCTTCTCTTTTGGAATTACACGGGCAATATCTTATTGGGGTTAACGAAAtctaaattcaaattttgtttatttccatCATTGCATGCTTAATTAACGACATGACGCGTCCGTATAATTGGGCCTATATGCATACGAATAGCCCATTATGAAACATGTAACTACATCAGgtttaaatgaaaaattcaggtaaataggaaaatattttatgaaaattcatCAGGTTTAATGAAAATCACTTGCACTACTAACTTGTACATACATAGTGAAAGTCTTACGTAAAAATGGTTAATGATTTGAGACCTTCGCTTCAAATTTGTAGTAGcattataaaagtaaaagaaaaaacggattattaattttttttgcagtttcACACAGATAGAGATTACAGACTTATGGTTTAATCGAATTAACTCCAGATGATACTGTTGTAATgatactaagaaaaaaaatattatgttatgaACTCCTGATCGGGTAAAGCAATTAGGTACGTAAATTTTGGTGCAATGTGGGAGAAACAGCATACACAATATTGATACTAACAAAGATACACAAATTCCAATTATAGAAGTTATATAGACCATAGGTTACATTCCACACCCACTGATTCATCATGATATGTTTCTTACGGTCCATTAACTAATTAATAACTCATATTTGACCGACTTCCTTCGATCTGccgattatatttttatattatcagGTATATagattcataaaaaaaattgtggtttttttgtcaacaaaacttatgaataaaacttaaaaacatgtAATTAGTGGCAACTTGAAAGTCATATAGAAACACTATACAGCTAATCTACTCATGTTTTAACTTGACTTAACAAATTTTAGCTAGGACTcagtattaaatatattatagttcAGTTTAAGGGTGTGTTTATATTTAGTATAGAGAATTGAGCAAGTTTTACTTTTATTGTTCTTGAACCTGAGAAAAGTGGTAATATAGTAAGAGACCAACACAAAACATGCACATCTGTGAATTGCATTTTACGTTATGTTTCTTCTCCTTATTCGATGTTTTTGGGCTATTCCCAACgtaaatatcttcttttttcagTATCATTTGtatttgtgacttgtgagaggGGGAAAAACTCGGAGATCACAAAAGTCATTCcaggaaaataaattatgtaatacTAATACCAAATGGAAGCCAAACTATACTTATAGTTATATATTGTGGTGTCTGGCTAGTTTTGTTTCCGGCCGGCTCCAAAGTACATTCATTTACCCAAAAGCTCATCCTGAATGGCACTTCTAGCGATTTAAAAATGAGATTGAAAATGCTTTCCACAAAATAGATTTACTGTGCTTACCCGCACATTTTTGCACTATAAttcctttttcttaattaagttCCACTTTCAGAGCAATtcattactaaaaaaaacaaaaggaatgtTCTTGAATGGTCGTACATAATTTTGACTTAATAGTTAATACAAACctttttctttaatgttttgGTCAAGAAGATGCATGTTTCTCTTTAAGATCTTTATGAACGGTACCTTAGTAGATATTCTAAGTtcgacaaaatattttttgttttttacatcaTTCGACCATATTTTTCTATGCTAGTATTGTAAGCTTATTTCGAAAACCAAAgaagtatatttatatttttacaacGGGATTGATTAATATATAGACTATGTTCATTCACacttgatatataattttttttatctagttGGGTTGGCTCACTTAGTTATGGGTGTGAACTTGGATCTCATGTTGTAGTTCACAGTTTCATGCATCTTTCGGGAATTCTACGCATGTCCCAATATCTATGCATGGCAGGTTCCCAATAGAGACACATGGCTTATGGTAAAGTAAAAATAGATTAAATTTGGCATACTCTTGGGTGTTTTTCTtcccctatatatatacactagttAATCTTCTTCTATTCTTCATCATTCAGTTTTGAGAGCGTTTTCGATCTCACATAATACATTTAGAGAGCGTTTTCGATCGCATctaaaagaagaatataagaGATGGCCAATATCACTTCGAGCTTTCTGTGTTTGttgattcttcttttgttttgcctCTCCTTTAGCTATTCTCTTCATggttcatctctttcttttattttccttttctctaaTATGTTCaatcatcaaaattttaatgtcGTGAATATTCGAAATAGTTACGTACGTAACTCATATAATTCATATTATATACGTAAAAACTTGCATTATGAAAATCGAACTTTCTCAATGCTATTTATTCCTTTTCCCCATTTTGTATGAATTATATACAGTTGCATGCATGTTTATACTTTACAGTAAAAATGCAGttactttatagtttataagTATATCCTATTTTTTCATCAGGACACAAGGATGAAGTGTCAAGAGTTGACGATGTTTCAAATGCAAAGGTATTACTATGTTCCCCAAAAAATACTTTTACGTGTTTTAATTTCTTGAGTAGTGAAAACTTATGGAATCAATGCCCACATTAGGCAAAAAGTGCGAATTTCACATAGGGGCTGCACATTATACCTCAGTAGTTTAAGTTTCGACGACATACATAAACACGTAAATAATCTAATAAGGTTGATGATGATAAGCAGGTTATGAAGCATCTTGATGATGATGGGGATGCGATGAAGAAGGTCCAAATAGGAGGAAGAAGTGGAGAAGAGTTTAGTAAGGAAAcgacaaagatgatgatgaagaagccaacaaagaaagagacaactgttgaggaagaggatgatctCGTTGCGTACACTGCTGATTACTGGAAACCAAGACACCATCCTCCCAAGAACAACTGATCAAATTTGTCATAATCCTATAAAATGCTCCTTATTattcaatattaatattataagatatcaaaatacataatatatatatatatatatgtgtaactaGATATGagctttgtttttgtaacatcGATCGTTCTAAGTTTTCTATAAAAAGTGGTACGTATAAGTGTGTAACCTAGTTGTGTTCTCTCAATGTTATCATTTGTCGATGTCGTACAATATACAATTTACCATGTTTTAAGATATAACCAGATTATGTATTTCACCCGTCTTGGTTTGTAGTTTAATGGGCTCCGACTCCCTAATCCCTCACAGAAGTGAAGTAATCCTTTTGTCCACTTCCATCTAATACTCTTATTCGCTACCAATCATGTTATGAGGTTGTTGTCACTGACCCGACAATTTCGACTCACCGCCTGTTTCAAGCAAATCTGGGGATGACTTTACTTTCCCAAAGAACCTGACGAAAACTAATACAGTGTTAGACTCAAGCAGCAAAACGACCAAGACATCTGCGTTTGGGTTGGGGAAACTAAAACTTGACAAAAAGTGGAAAGTATATGTTCACTATGCAAATGGTTAAGAAACATCACTTACCGGTTACCGCAATCCTTCAAGGAAGTTAATGTGGTAACACTGTTGCTTGATGAATACTATCCAATAGCTGAGATTATTCTGTTAACTGGAACACTGAGAAACGGCAATAGAACATCATCAGATAACAAACTATAAAACTTGTGTGGGTTTCTTTTTTACAGTAACAGTATACTACTAACGGTTACCTCATGTGATAGTTTCTCTACTGAAAGTGTGCCTTCTGCAGTTAGCATATAAGATGGGACAACAGACAAACATTGGCTGCTTACTGATCAGGCAACAAACCCGATTTGATGGTCCAGGACAGCAATTCATCTGATGACTTGATCATCATTTTGCATATGTCCAAGTCAGGCGAAATACCCCGGGATAACATTAGACGGAAGAAGAGTTTGCTCtcatttgctaaatgtctcctACACAAACGGTTGATCACCGCACTGTAATCCCTGATGGAAACATCGAATCCTCTGTCCAGCAGCTGATGAAATAGCCTCACTGCCATTTCAGGGTCACCCTTTACACAATGTGCCTTAATCAGTGTGGTATAAGCAAATTTGGACAGACTAACACCCTGCTTCTGGAGTGAATAGAAAAACCTGTCAGCTTTCTTTATGCAACCGTAGACACAAAGGCTGTCGATTAGAATATTATAAGTAGCAGGGGTAGGAACAAGATTTGCAGATTCCATTTTATCCAACAACTCAAATGCTTCGGATAAATGTTTAACTCTGCATAGATActgaataattatattgtaaGTGATCTGATCTCGAGTGATACCTTCAGAATCCATGTCTCTGAGCACCTGTTTGCATTTAGCGAGTGTCCTCTCACTGAGTACCTGGTTGCATTTCTCGAGTTTCCAGCCGCTGCAGAGCCCTTTAATAATCACTGCGTATGTGACATTGGTTGCTAGGATTTCTTTAGTTTTCATTTCCGAGCGCAATTCATCTATGCTTTCAGTATCTCCACAGTTAGCATATGCATCCATCAGTGTAGTATAACTCACAGCGCTTGGAACCAATCCATATAACTTGATGACATCTAAGATTCTTCTAGCCTCAGCTATATTCCGGATTTTGCAATACCCGTAAATCAAAGAGTTGAAAGTTGCAACGCTAGGAGTTATCCCATTCTCAATTACTACCTCGAACAACTCTAATGCCTCCTTGATGCAACCAGACTTTGCATACCCGTCAATGACGATATTGTACAGAATAATATCCAGTGTGTTGCTATTTGAAATCAAAGAATCCAGAAGCGCTTTTGCCTCAAGCAACATCCCTTTCTGACATAGACCAAGCAATATAGCACCATGTGTCCTAGAATTCGGAAGAA encodes the following:
- the LOC104759206 gene encoding LOW QUALITY PROTEIN: defensin-like protein 287 (The sequence of the model RefSeq protein was modified relative to this genomic sequence to represent the inferred CDS: substituted 1 base at 1 genomic stop codon) — its product is MNNLGVIMAMLLAVLVLTATEIXFLYLSESSEIAKGDDVTISFRCKTNTQCLTNIACEACVDCRCDKGLCRCHSFGGETTSPTA
- the LOC104755645 gene encoding zinc transporter 7-like, producing the protein MASTHQIYKLMIIAILFLSYTLTSLTENTELASVPQCKSGPHASFCNNNKESTKLKIIAIFSILVASIIGVSLPLFTQRVPALGPDRDLFVVVKALASGVILATGYMHVLPDSFYDLNSPCLPRNPWKKFPFTTFIAMLSALITLMVDSYAMSWHKKRMLKSQANVVETLESGSKELESKNGIIVADRKDDAKSQLIRHQVIAQVLELGIVVHSVVIGLAMGASDNKCTIRSLIAALCFHQLFEGMGLGGCILQAQYGKKTSWTMVFFFSVTTPLGIVLGMLLQTVYSPTSPTALIVVGVLNACSAGLLNYMALVDLLGADFLGPKLQGNMKLQTMAYVAVFLGAGGMSLMAKWA
- the LOC104755646 gene encoding protein ABHD17C isoform X2, coding for MSISWDTITQDMGNLLVSEQETYADIEAAYNWLRNTYGTKDECIILYGQSVGSGPSLELASRLPCLRALVLHSPFLSGLRVMYPFKHSFSFDIYKNIDKIHLVECPVLVIHGTNDDVVNISHGKQLWELCKEKYEPLWLKGGGHCDLEMSPHYLPHLRKFISAIEKLPISNFRRQSLADDHKKEKSTKSSSWIGSRHSTECVTARDRSRKYISNDHRYGKRNSVDSSDRARNSFDRLGEIVRSVRLCNVDCVKNAVAEV
- the LOC104755646 gene encoding protein ABHD17B isoform X1, with product MGAATSTMAARFAFFPPTPPSYTVVTEESTGKMRISTNMQYHHLRDEDIEVAKIRTRRGNEIVAMYVKNPTAKLTVLFSHGNAADLGHVFYIFAELIQLNVNIMGYDYSGYGQSSGKPSEQETYADIEAAYNWLRNTYGTKDECIILYGQSVGSGPSLELASRLPCLRALVLHSPFLSGLRVMYPFKHSFSFDIYKNIDKIHLVECPVLVIHGTNDDVVNISHGKQLWELCKEKYEPLWLKGGGHCDLEMSPHYLPHLRKFISAIEKLPISNFRRQSLADDHKKEKSTKSSSWIGSRHSTECVTARDRSRKYISNDHRYGKRNSVDSSDRARNSFDRLGEIVRSVRLCNVDCVKNAVAEV
- the LOC104755648 gene encoding root meristem growth factor 2, which translates into the protein MANITSSFLCLLILLLFCLSFSYSLHGHKDEVSRVDDVSNAKVMKHLDDDGDAMKKVQIGGRSGEEFSKETTKMMMKKPTKKETTVEEEDDLVAYTADYWKPRHHPPKNN